The following are from one region of the Coffea eugenioides isolate CCC68of chromosome 2, Ceug_1.0, whole genome shotgun sequence genome:
- the LOC113757718 gene encoding armadillo repeat-containing protein 7-like isoform X1 yields MFTNNRRQEERTGKYGTPRVNYLQELVSQFQNATDEEIKERIAANLANFAYDPYNYTFLRQLNVLELFLDCMTEPNERLVEFGIGGICNACVDPSNAAVVIQCGGIPLVIQCLSSPVRNTVNYALGALYYLCSASNKEEILKPEVVDIIKRYASAGAVSVSFSNIAQAFLDKHVSELNQA; encoded by the exons ATGTTTACGAATAATCGGAGGCAAGAAGAGCGGACTGGAAAATATGGAACTCCCCGGGTAAATTACCTTCAG GAATTGGTGAGTCAGTTTCAGAATGCTACTGATGAAG AGATAAAGGAGAGAATTGCTGCTAATCTAGCAAACTTTGCATATGACCCTTACAACTACACATTCTTGCGCCAG CTTAAtgttttggaacttttcctcgACTGCATGACAGAGCCCAATGAGAGGCTTGTGGAGTTTGGTATTGGAGGAATCTGCAATGCCTGTGTTG ATCCGTCAAATGCTGCAGTTGTAATTCAGTGTGGTGGAATCCCTCTTGTCATTCAATGTCTCTCTAGTCCTGTCCGAAACACG GTGAACTATGCTCTTGGGGCTCTGTATTATCTCTGCAGTGCATCAAACAAGGAAGAGATTTTGAAGCCAGAAGTAGTGGatatcatcaaaagatatgctTCAGCTGGTGCAGTTAGTGTGAGCTTTAGTAACATAGCCCAGGCTTTTCTCGATAAGCATGTCTCTGAGCTGAACCAAGCATAG
- the LOC113755082 gene encoding homeobox-leucine zipper protein HDG11-like: protein MDFAPEGSGSADEHDDSSNSRRERERKQYHRHSAEQIQRLEEFFKDCPHPDENQRRQLSRELGLEPRQIKFWFQNKRTQTKSHNERADNDALRVENDRFYYENLVMREALRNLVCPKCEDASSGEEARQRNLERLRVENAGLKQELERASRVVSTFSRRSGVLESYLPPSFSPLSYLGENIPGTSMTTLLPQRLSEIQEMEKSVMVETAVNAMDELLELFRGNEPLWVKSPTNERYLIHRETYDKLYPKISHINSSSSWIESSRDSGLVPITARHLIDIFQDPEKWMDFFPTIVTKVRTIEALDTGKRGGSLFVMHEKLHVLSPLVAPRELAFLRYIRQLDSTTWVIVNVSYDSLKELEDASSSQTWMFPSGCLIQDMPNGKANVAWVEHVQVDDRSLTHPLYKDMVCDSQAYGAKRWIVTLQRMCERFAFSMGPRPSPGHELEGVIDAPEGRKSLTKLSHKMVKNFCHILSIIDWWFLLGFGVFCLNNDESSVGLMSRLLYGWVLVEGKWLKVPNFE from the exons ATGGATTTTGCACCTGAGGGCAGTGGATCAGCTGATGAACATGACGATTCTTCAAACTCAagaagggagagggagagaaaacaGTATCATCGACACTCCGCTGAACAAATCCAACGACTTGAAGA GTTTTTCAAAGACTGTCCTCATCCAGATGAAAATCAACGGAGACAATTAAGTAGAGAACTAGGGCTTGAACCTAGACAAATCAAGTTCTGgttccaaaataaaagaacccaAACAAAG agcCACAATGAACGAGCTGACAACGATGCCCTTAGAGTTGAAAATGACAGATTCTATTATGAGAATCTTGTTATGAGAGAAGCATTAAGGAATCTTGTATGCCCAAAATGTGAGGATGCATCTTCTGGAGAAGAAGCAAGGCAAAGAAATCTAGAAAGATTACGAGTTGAAAATGCTGGGTTGAAACAAGAG CTTGAAAGGGCATCCCGTGTGGTATCCACTTTTTCCAGAAGATCTGGAGTACTCGAATCTTATTTGCCACCATCTTTTAGTCCCCTATCATATTTAGGTGAAAATATTCCAGGGACTTCAATGACCACATTGTTACCTCAAAGGCTCTCTGAAATacaagagatggaaaaatctgtgATGGTTGAAACTGCTGTTAATGCCATGGATGAATTGTTAGAGCTTTTCCGAGGAAATGAGCCCTTATGGGTTAAGTCTCCAACTAATGAGAGATATCTGATTCATCGGGAAACTTATGACAAGCTATATCCCAAAATATCCCATATCAACAGCTCTAGTTCTTGGATAGAATCATCAAGAGATTCAGGACTTGTGCCAATTACTGCCAGGCACTTGATTGATATATTTCAAGATCCG GAAAAATGGATGGACTTTTTTCCTACAATTGTCACCAAAGTTAGGACAATTGAAGCGCTTGACACGGGAAAAAGGGGTGGTTCTCTATTTGTG ATGCATGAAAAGTTGCACGTTCTTTCACCTCTTGTTGCACCCAGAGAGTTGGCGTTCCTTCGTTATATCCGACAACTTGATTCAACAACGTGGGTGATCGTAAATGTTTCCTATGATTCCCTTAAGGAGCTAGAAGATGcttcttcttcacaaacatGGATGTTTCCTTCCGGTTGCCTTATTCAAGACATGCCCAATGGAAAAGCAAAT GTGGCATGGGTTGAACATGTTCAAGTGGATGATAGATCTCTTACTCACCCTCTTTATAAGGATATGGTTTGTGATTCTCAAGCATATGGAGCCAAGAGATGGATTGTTACTTTGCAAAGGATGTGTGAGAGATTTGCATTTTCAATGGGACCAAGACCTTCTCCTGGACATGAACTTGAAGGAG TTATTGATGCACCTGAAGGTCGGAAAAGCCTGACAAAACTTTCTCACAAGATGGTCAAAAACTTCTGTCACATATTAAGCAT AATTGACTGGTGGTTTCTGCTTGGGTTTGGTGTCTTTTGTTTGAATAACGATGAGTCTAGTGTTGGGTTAATGAGTCGGCTCTTGTATGGTTGGGTTTTAGTCGAAGGAAAATGGTTGAAAGTTCCCAACTTTGAGTGA
- the LOC113757718 gene encoding armadillo repeat-containing protein 7-like isoform X2, translating to MFTNNRRQEERTGKYGTPRVNYLQELVSQFQNATDEEIKERIAANLANFAYDPYNYTFLRQLNVLELFLDCMTEPNERLVEFGIGGICNACVDPSNAAVVIQCGGIPLVIQCLSSPVRNTRQQWNRDESCGSHMLNIPVLEHLLTLAL from the exons ATGTTTACGAATAATCGGAGGCAAGAAGAGCGGACTGGAAAATATGGAACTCCCCGGGTAAATTACCTTCAG GAATTGGTGAGTCAGTTTCAGAATGCTACTGATGAAG AGATAAAGGAGAGAATTGCTGCTAATCTAGCAAACTTTGCATATGACCCTTACAACTACACATTCTTGCGCCAG CTTAAtgttttggaacttttcctcgACTGCATGACAGAGCCCAATGAGAGGCTTGTGGAGTTTGGTATTGGAGGAATCTGCAATGCCTGTGTTG ATCCGTCAAATGCTGCAGTTGTAATTCAGTGTGGTGGAATCCCTCTTGTCATTCAATGTCTCTCTAGTCCTGTCCGAAACACG AGACAGCAGTGGAATAGAGATGAATCCTGTGGCAGTCACATGCTAAATATTCCAGTTCTGGAGCATCTTTTAACATTGGCATTGTAG
- the LOC113755072 gene encoding isocitrate dehydrogenase [NADP]-like yields MAFEKIKVANPIVEMDGDEMTRVIWKAIKDKLILPFLELDIKYFDLGLPHRDATDDKVTVESAEATLKYNVAIKCATITPDEARVKEFGLKAMWKSPNGTIRNILNGTVFREPILCKNIPRLVPGWNKPICIGRHAFGELCF; encoded by the exons atggcGTTCGAGAAGATCAAGGTTGCCAACCCCATCGTCGAGATGGACG GAGATGAAATGACCAGAGTCATTTGGAAAGCAATCAAGGATAAG CTCATTCTCCCTTTCCTGGAGTTGGATATTAAGTATTTTGACCTTGGACTTCCTCACCGTGATGCCACTGATGATAAAGTTACAGTTGAAAGTGCAGAAGCTACTCTGAA GTACAATGTGGCAATCAAGTGCGCAACCATCACACCTG ATGAAGCTCGTGTGAAGGAGTTTGGTTTGAAGGCTATGTGGAAGAGCCCAAATGGCACAATCAGGAATATTTTGAATG GCACGGTCTTTAGAGAGCCAATTCTCTGCAAAAATATTCCCCGGCTTGTTCCAG GATGGAACAAGCCAATATGCATTGGAAGGCATGCATTTGGAGAACTTTGCTTTTGA